In the genome of Populus trichocarpa isolate Nisqually-1 chromosome 6, P.trichocarpa_v4.1, whole genome shotgun sequence, one region contains:
- the LOC7485464 gene encoding serine/threonine-protein kinase PBL34 isoform X1, which yields MDSKCGCWAVLKRGVRGSCKSSASRDSANAIPRTSLVYDAGTGKCKFYFSLQGYHATETRYLNASNRELCAHNEAQLSSDNPDPQDKKSPCQLLQFTFQELKSSTGNFRPDSILGEGGFGYVFKGWIEENGTAPAKPGSGITVAVKSLKPDGLQGHREWVAEVDFLGQLHHPNLVKLIGYCIEDDQRLLVYEFMTRGSLENHLFRRTIPLPWSNRIKIALGAAKGLAFLHGGPEPVIYRDFKTSNILLDSEYNAKLSDFGLAKAGPQGDKTHVSTRVVGTYGYAAPEYVMTGHLTSKSDVYSFGVVLLEILTGRRSMDKKRPSGEQNLVAWARPYLADKRKMYQLVDPRLELNYSLKAVQKVSQLAYSCLSRDSKSRPTMDEVVKVLTPLQDLNDLAILSYHSRLSQQGKRKKKSEGAQQHANVSSKSIRDSPLNTGKQRYR from the exons ATGGATAGCAAGTGTGGTTGCTGGGCTGTCTTAAAACGTGGAGTTAGAGGTTCTTGCAAGTCCTCTGCCTCTAGAGATTCTGCTAACGCGATCCCTCGTACTAGTCTTGTTTACGATGCAG GAACTGGGAAATGCAAGTTCTATTTCAGTTTACAAGGTTATCATG CTACTGAAACAAGATACCTAAATGCAAGCAATCGAGAGTTATGTGCTCATAATGAAGCACAACTATCTTCTGATAATCCTGATCCACAAGATAAGAAATCTCCATGCCAGTTGCTGCAGTTTACCTTTCAAGAACTAAAATCATCAACGGGGAATTTTAGGCCTGATAGCATTCTTGGAGAGGGCGGATTTGGATATGTGTTTAAAGGATGGATAGAGGAAAATGGAACAGCACCAGCAAAACCTGGGTCGGGAATCACAGTCGCGGTGAAGAGCTTAAAGCCAGATGGTCTTCAAGGCCATAGAGAATGGGTG GCTGAAGTTGATTTTCTTGGACAGCTTCACCATCCTAATCTCGTTAAGCTTATTGGTTACTGCATCGAGGATGATCAACGGCTTCTTGTTTATGAATTTATGACGCGAGGGAGTCTTGAAAATCATCTTTTTAGAA GGACAATACCTCTTCCATGGTCCAACAGGATTAAGATTGCACTTGGGGCAGCAAAAGGATTGGCCTTTCTCCATGGTGGCCCTGAACCAGTTATTTACAGAGATTTTAAGACGTCAAACATTTTGCTTGACTCG GAATATAATGCTAAGCTTTCAGATTTTGGTCTAGCAAAAGCTGGGCCTCAAGGGGACAAAACTCATGTTTCTACAAGGGTTGTTGGGACATACGGCTATGCTGCTCCAGAGTATGTGATGACAG GACACCTGACATCTAAGAGTGATGTTTACAGCTTCGGAGTTGTGCTGCTTGAGATTTTGACAGGCAGAAGATCAATGGACAAGAAGCGACCTAGTGGTGAACAGAATCTAGTTGCATGGGCACGACCTTATTTAGCTGACAAGAGAAAGATGTACCAGCTAGTGGATCCCAGGTTGGAGCTGAATTACTCCCTTAAAGCGGTCCAGAAAGTTTCTCAATTGGCTTACAGCTGCCTCAGTAGGGATTCAAAGTCCCGTCCTACAATGGATGAAGTTGTGAAAGTTCTCACTCCATTGCAAGATCTAAACGACCTTGCCATTTTATCTTATCACTCTCGCTTGTCTCAACAAGGGAAGCGCAAGAAGAAAAGTGAAGGAGCGCAGCAGCACGCAAATGTATCTTCCAAAAGCATCAGAGATTCTCCCTTGAATACTGGCAAGCAGCGTTATAGATGA
- the LOC18099927 gene encoding uncharacterized protein LOC18099927 isoform X2: protein MQEPELHDLSDDADYAASLQQGSANMMITRTDSGRSTSSSVPEGAEIVYLKDNVTIHPTQYASERISGRLKLIKQGSSLFMTWIPYKGQSTNARLSERDRNLYTIRAVPFTDVRSIRRRTPTLGWQYIIVVLSSGLAFPQLYFYNGGVKEFLATIKQHVFIVRSLEDANVFLVNDFQNPLQKTLSSLELPVYIASGPSASVSDGGESSSCELQERIGDSIRDEIPRPSQNPGRQKHKSHDPARDLTIHVLEKFSLVTKFARDTSSQLFRESNSNGYGAVERKSSSYSLPDVPHKPSMDAEIALEEGPVPSDPLEFDKMTLVWGKPRQPPLGSEEWATFLDSEGRVMDSKALKKRIFYGGVEHTTRREVWPFLLGYHAYDSTYAEREYLKSSKKSEYETVRQQWQSISTEQAKRFTKFRERKGLIDKDVVRTDRALSFYDGDDNPNVNILRDILLTYSFYNFDLGYCQLVELLDCPLHNYFKQNDCLNYFFCFRWVLIQFKREFEYKKTMRLWEVLWTHYLSEHLHLYVCVAILKRYRKKIMGEHMDFDTLLKFINELSGHIDLDAILRDAEALCICAGENGAAHIPPGTPPSLPTENENALLYAQDDEVL, encoded by the exons ATGCAAGAACCAGAGCTTCACGATTTATCAGACGACGCTGATTACGCTGCCTCTCTTCAACAG gGATCGGCGAATATGATGATAACGAGGACCGATAGCGGAAGGAGCACTTCGTCGAGCGTACCGGAAGGAGCAGAAATTGTGTATTTGAAAGATAACGTGACGATTCATCCCACTCAGTATGCGTCTGAGAGAATTAGTGGTCGGTTGAAGCTCATCAAGCAAGGCTCTTCTCTTTTTATG ACGTGGATTCCGTACAAAGGGCAGAGTACGAATGCGAGGCTGTCGGAGAGAG atAGAAATCTTTACACCATAAGGGCTGTGCCTTTTACGGATGTGCGGTCTATTCGTCGACGTACTCCTACCCTTGGGTGGCAGTACATAATTGTTGTTTTGTCATcag GACTCGCATTTCCTCAACTTTACTTCTACAATGGAGGAGTCAAAGAGTTCCTTGCTACAATAAAGCAACATGTTTTTATTGTGAG ATCATTGGAAGATGCAAATGTATTTCTGGTGAATGATTTTCAAAATCCCCTGCAG AAAACCTTGTCCTCTTTAGAGTTGCCTGTTTATATTGCAAGTGGACCATCTGCATCCGTTTCAGATGGTGGTGAATCTTCATCTTGTGAACTCCAAGAGAGGATTGGTGACTCTATCCGTGATGAAATTCCTAGGCCTTCTCAAAATCCTGGGAGGCAGAAGCATAAGAGTCATGATCCTGCTCGAGATCTTACGATCCATGTATTGGAAAAATTCTCTCTTGTGACCAAATTTGCTCGGGACACAAGTTCACAACTATTTCGAGAAAGTAATAGCAATGGCTATGGTGCTGTAGAAAGGAAAAGTTCTAGCTACTCTCTCCCTGATGTCCCCCATAAGCCATCCATGGATGCAGAGATAGCTCTTGAGGAAGGTCCTGTTCCCTCAGATCCTCTGGAG TTCGATAAAATGACACTCGTATGGGGAAAGCCACGACAGCCACCCTTGGGGTCAGAAGAG TGGGCTACTTTCTTGGATTCTGAAGGGCGAGTCATGGATTCAAAAGCCTTAAAAAAGAGAATATTCTATGGTGGAGTTGAGCACACAACACGCAGAGAG GTCTGGCCATTTTTGCTGGGATATCATGCTTATGATTCAACGTATGCGGAGAGGGAATACCTCAAGTCTTCCAAAAAGTCAGAGTATGAGACAGTAAGACAACAATGGCAG AGTATCTCTACTGAACAAGCAAAGAGATTTACAAAATTTAGGGAAAGGAAGGGCCTTATAGACAAAGATGTG GTGAGGACTGATAGAGCGCTGTCTTTCTATGATGGGGATGATAATCCAAATGTGAATATCTTACGTGATATTCTGTTGACGTACTCCTTCTATAACTTTGATCTTGGTTACTGTCAG CTGGTGGAGTTGCTTGATTGCCCATTACATAACTATTTCAAGCAGAATGACTGCTTGAATTACTTCTTTTGTTTCCGCTGGGTTCTAATACAATTTAAAAG GGAATTTGAATACAAGAAAACAATGCGATTGTGGGAGGTGTTGTGGACCCATTACTTGTCCGAGCATCTGCACCTGTATGTATGTGTTGCAATCTTGAAGCGATACCGCAAGAAGATAATGGGGGAGCACATGGACTTTGACACGCTCTTGAAATTTATCAATGAGCTGAGTGGCCATATTGACCTTGACGCAATACTTAGAGATGCAGAGGCTCTGTGCATATGTGCTGGTGAGAATGGTGCTGCTCACATCCCACCAGGAACTCCACCTTCATTGCCTACTGAGAATGAGAATGCTTTATTATATGCTCAAGATGATGAAGTACTGTAA
- the LOC7485464 gene encoding serine/threonine-protein kinase PBL34 isoform X2 yields the protein MDSKCGCWAVLKRGVRGSCKSSASRDSANAIPRTSLVYDAATETRYLNASNRELCAHNEAQLSSDNPDPQDKKSPCQLLQFTFQELKSSTGNFRPDSILGEGGFGYVFKGWIEENGTAPAKPGSGITVAVKSLKPDGLQGHREWVAEVDFLGQLHHPNLVKLIGYCIEDDQRLLVYEFMTRGSLENHLFRRTIPLPWSNRIKIALGAAKGLAFLHGGPEPVIYRDFKTSNILLDSEYNAKLSDFGLAKAGPQGDKTHVSTRVVGTYGYAAPEYVMTGHLTSKSDVYSFGVVLLEILTGRRSMDKKRPSGEQNLVAWARPYLADKRKMYQLVDPRLELNYSLKAVQKVSQLAYSCLSRDSKSRPTMDEVVKVLTPLQDLNDLAILSYHSRLSQQGKRKKKSEGAQQHANVSSKSIRDSPLNTGKQRYR from the exons ATGGATAGCAAGTGTGGTTGCTGGGCTGTCTTAAAACGTGGAGTTAGAGGTTCTTGCAAGTCCTCTGCCTCTAGAGATTCTGCTAACGCGATCCCTCGTACTAGTCTTGTTTACGATGCAG CTACTGAAACAAGATACCTAAATGCAAGCAATCGAGAGTTATGTGCTCATAATGAAGCACAACTATCTTCTGATAATCCTGATCCACAAGATAAGAAATCTCCATGCCAGTTGCTGCAGTTTACCTTTCAAGAACTAAAATCATCAACGGGGAATTTTAGGCCTGATAGCATTCTTGGAGAGGGCGGATTTGGATATGTGTTTAAAGGATGGATAGAGGAAAATGGAACAGCACCAGCAAAACCTGGGTCGGGAATCACAGTCGCGGTGAAGAGCTTAAAGCCAGATGGTCTTCAAGGCCATAGAGAATGGGTG GCTGAAGTTGATTTTCTTGGACAGCTTCACCATCCTAATCTCGTTAAGCTTATTGGTTACTGCATCGAGGATGATCAACGGCTTCTTGTTTATGAATTTATGACGCGAGGGAGTCTTGAAAATCATCTTTTTAGAA GGACAATACCTCTTCCATGGTCCAACAGGATTAAGATTGCACTTGGGGCAGCAAAAGGATTGGCCTTTCTCCATGGTGGCCCTGAACCAGTTATTTACAGAGATTTTAAGACGTCAAACATTTTGCTTGACTCG GAATATAATGCTAAGCTTTCAGATTTTGGTCTAGCAAAAGCTGGGCCTCAAGGGGACAAAACTCATGTTTCTACAAGGGTTGTTGGGACATACGGCTATGCTGCTCCAGAGTATGTGATGACAG GACACCTGACATCTAAGAGTGATGTTTACAGCTTCGGAGTTGTGCTGCTTGAGATTTTGACAGGCAGAAGATCAATGGACAAGAAGCGACCTAGTGGTGAACAGAATCTAGTTGCATGGGCACGACCTTATTTAGCTGACAAGAGAAAGATGTACCAGCTAGTGGATCCCAGGTTGGAGCTGAATTACTCCCTTAAAGCGGTCCAGAAAGTTTCTCAATTGGCTTACAGCTGCCTCAGTAGGGATTCAAAGTCCCGTCCTACAATGGATGAAGTTGTGAAAGTTCTCACTCCATTGCAAGATCTAAACGACCTTGCCATTTTATCTTATCACTCTCGCTTGTCTCAACAAGGGAAGCGCAAGAAGAAAAGTGAAGGAGCGCAGCAGCACGCAAATGTATCTTCCAAAAGCATCAGAGATTCTCCCTTGAATACTGGCAAGCAGCGTTATAGATGA
- the LOC18099927 gene encoding uncharacterized protein LOC18099927 isoform X1, which produces MQEPELHDLSDDADYAASLQQGSANMMITRTDSGRSTSSSVPEGAEIVYLKDNVTIHPTQYASERISGRLKLIKQGSSLFMTWIPYKGQSTNARLSERDRNLYTIRAVPFTDVRSIRRRTPTLGWQYIIVVLSSGLAFPQLYFYNGGVKEFLATIKQHVFIVRSLEDANVFLVNDFQNPLQKTLSSLELPVYIASGPSASVSDGGESSSCELQERIGDSIRDEIPRPSQNPGRQKHKSHDPARDLTIHVLEKFSLVTKFARDTSSQLFRESNSNGYGAVERKSSSYSLPDVPHKPSMDAEIALEEGPVPSDPLEFDKMTLVWGKPRQPPLGSEEWATFLDSEGRVMDSKALKKRIFYGGVEHTTRREVWPFLLGYHAYDSTYAEREYLKSSKKSEYETVRQQWQSISTEQAKRFTKFRERKGLIDKDVVRTDRALSFYDGDDNPNVNILRDILLTYSFYNFDLGYCQGMSDLLSPILFVMEDESESFWCFVALMERLGPNFNRDQNGMHSQLFALSKLVELLDCPLHNYFKQNDCLNYFFCFRWVLIQFKREFEYKKTMRLWEVLWTHYLSEHLHLYVCVAILKRYRKKIMGEHMDFDTLLKFINELSGHIDLDAILRDAEALCICAGENGAAHIPPGTPPSLPTENENALLYAQDDEVL; this is translated from the exons ATGCAAGAACCAGAGCTTCACGATTTATCAGACGACGCTGATTACGCTGCCTCTCTTCAACAG gGATCGGCGAATATGATGATAACGAGGACCGATAGCGGAAGGAGCACTTCGTCGAGCGTACCGGAAGGAGCAGAAATTGTGTATTTGAAAGATAACGTGACGATTCATCCCACTCAGTATGCGTCTGAGAGAATTAGTGGTCGGTTGAAGCTCATCAAGCAAGGCTCTTCTCTTTTTATG ACGTGGATTCCGTACAAAGGGCAGAGTACGAATGCGAGGCTGTCGGAGAGAG atAGAAATCTTTACACCATAAGGGCTGTGCCTTTTACGGATGTGCGGTCTATTCGTCGACGTACTCCTACCCTTGGGTGGCAGTACATAATTGTTGTTTTGTCATcag GACTCGCATTTCCTCAACTTTACTTCTACAATGGAGGAGTCAAAGAGTTCCTTGCTACAATAAAGCAACATGTTTTTATTGTGAG ATCATTGGAAGATGCAAATGTATTTCTGGTGAATGATTTTCAAAATCCCCTGCAG AAAACCTTGTCCTCTTTAGAGTTGCCTGTTTATATTGCAAGTGGACCATCTGCATCCGTTTCAGATGGTGGTGAATCTTCATCTTGTGAACTCCAAGAGAGGATTGGTGACTCTATCCGTGATGAAATTCCTAGGCCTTCTCAAAATCCTGGGAGGCAGAAGCATAAGAGTCATGATCCTGCTCGAGATCTTACGATCCATGTATTGGAAAAATTCTCTCTTGTGACCAAATTTGCTCGGGACACAAGTTCACAACTATTTCGAGAAAGTAATAGCAATGGCTATGGTGCTGTAGAAAGGAAAAGTTCTAGCTACTCTCTCCCTGATGTCCCCCATAAGCCATCCATGGATGCAGAGATAGCTCTTGAGGAAGGTCCTGTTCCCTCAGATCCTCTGGAG TTCGATAAAATGACACTCGTATGGGGAAAGCCACGACAGCCACCCTTGGGGTCAGAAGAG TGGGCTACTTTCTTGGATTCTGAAGGGCGAGTCATGGATTCAAAAGCCTTAAAAAAGAGAATATTCTATGGTGGAGTTGAGCACACAACACGCAGAGAG GTCTGGCCATTTTTGCTGGGATATCATGCTTATGATTCAACGTATGCGGAGAGGGAATACCTCAAGTCTTCCAAAAAGTCAGAGTATGAGACAGTAAGACAACAATGGCAG AGTATCTCTACTGAACAAGCAAAGAGATTTACAAAATTTAGGGAAAGGAAGGGCCTTATAGACAAAGATGTG GTGAGGACTGATAGAGCGCTGTCTTTCTATGATGGGGATGATAATCCAAATGTGAATATCTTACGTGATATTCTGTTGACGTACTCCTTCTATAACTTTGATCTTGGTTACTGTCAG GGTATGAGTGACTTACTATCCCCAATTTTGTTTGTGATGGAGGATGAATCAGAATCGTTTTGGTGTTTTGTGGCACTGATGGAACGTCTTGGACCCAATTTTAATCGCGATCAAAATGGCATGCACTCTCAGCTTTTTGCATTATCCAAG CTGGTGGAGTTGCTTGATTGCCCATTACATAACTATTTCAAGCAGAATGACTGCTTGAATTACTTCTTTTGTTTCCGCTGGGTTCTAATACAATTTAAAAG GGAATTTGAATACAAGAAAACAATGCGATTGTGGGAGGTGTTGTGGACCCATTACTTGTCCGAGCATCTGCACCTGTATGTATGTGTTGCAATCTTGAAGCGATACCGCAAGAAGATAATGGGGGAGCACATGGACTTTGACACGCTCTTGAAATTTATCAATGAGCTGAGTGGCCATATTGACCTTGACGCAATACTTAGAGATGCAGAGGCTCTGTGCATATGTGCTGGTGAGAATGGTGCTGCTCACATCCCACCAGGAACTCCACCTTCATTGCCTACTGAGAATGAGAATGCTTTATTATATGCTCAAGATGATGAAGTACTGTAA